The sequence AGTGATCGCAGCTTATCACAAGTTTACCAACGGAGAGGTGCATGGTGCAGCCGTCATCGTTTATGACTATGAAGATGGATATCCAAGCGAGGTTTGGAACACCTACTTTATCGATATCACAGGCGTTTGGCTCCCATATGATGTAACTTGGAACTAACTCATCTGAGAACATTTAGACAAGCAAATTAAGGCAGGTACTAATTCGGACGTATCTGCCTTTTTTCAATATTCACTTCTAGTTCCTAACTGTCATCAAATGGCAATTCTTAAAAATCCTCTCGTCTTAATATTTCCCCATCAACAAAAACAACTCAATGGGGAAACCAAAATGAAAAAACTAATCACTAACGCGAATGTATTTAACGGTGTCGACAACAAACTGATTGAAAATGTGTCGCTACTGATTGAAGACAATCTCATTACCAAAATCGGCGAGGTAAGCACTGAAGGTGTCGATGAAATCATTGATGCAAACAGTGGTACTGTGATGCCGGGTCTGATTGATGCTCATGTGCACATCACTTTGTCTGAATCTTTTGGTGTGCTCGATGCGATGACTCGCGAAGAGATGGCGATTCGCTCCGCAAAGATCTCACAAGAGATGCTAATGCGTGGTTTTACTTCTTGTCGTGACGTAGGCGGTAACACGCTGGGACTAAAGAACGCAATTGACAGTGGTTACGCAACAGGGCCGCGCATCTTCCCATCACAAGCTGCGATTTCTCAAACCAGTGGTCATTCAGATTATCGTCAAAACCAAGCTCAACAGCGTTTAGCAAATGGTCACGAAGACTCGCCAATCATGAAAACAGGTACTTTTAAGGTGGCAGATGGTCGCTCTGAAGTGTTGAAAGCGGTGCGTGAGCAGCTGTTCATGGGCGCATCGCAAATCAAAATTATGGCGGGTGGTGGCGCGTCATCGACGTTCGACCCGCTAGATACTCTGCAGTTCACTCTTGATGAGATGAAAGCAGCGGTTGAAGCTGCTTCTGATTACGGCACTTATGTAGCAGCACATATTCATACTGCCGCTGCAATGCGACGAGCGGCTGAGGCGGGCGTTAAATGTTTCGAACATGCTACGATTATGGATGACGAGATTGCTCAGATCATCAAAGAGAAAGACATTTGGGTGGTACCTTCGTACTTTACCTCGTCTCTTATTGCCGAGCGTAAGATCCCACTACCTAATGAAGAGACTTACCGCAAAACCGAGCGTGTCGGCAAGGCGATGTTTAAATCCGCTGACTTGATTAAGAAATACAACATTGAAAACTTGGCTTATGGTACAGATTGTGTTGGTACTGCCAACGTCCACGAAACGCAGATGCAAGAGTTAGGCGCAATCGAGGAGACCTTCGATACGATTACTGCGCTGCGTATGGCGACATCGAATTGCGGTCGTTTGTTTGAACTTTCTACTTATCAACACCCATACCAACAAGGCAAGCTGGGTCGAATTGAAGAGGGCGCGTATGCAGACCTTCTGATCATTGATGGCAATCCGCTTGAAGGTGTTGAGTGCGTTGTAAAAGATGAGACAAAAAAAGTCATCATGAAAGACGGTGAAGTTTATAAGAACACGCTGTAAATCATCAGAAATATCGCCATACAATATAAACAGCGCAAGCCAAAAGCTTGCGCTGTTTATATTGTATGAGCCTATTAGCAGGGCTTAAACAGAGGTAAGGTTTGACTCGGGAACTCACTGCTTGAACGTTTCAACGCAGGAAATAGCAGGTCGATACCCGAAGGTCTTAATCCTAACCAAGATAGAATCGTCGCGTGAATTTGGTCACTCGCGATGGTGGGTATGATACGGCCTCGTGAAAGTAAGTATTCACTGTTTTCGCTCAAGTCTGGGTAATCCCCCAATATACGAGCACCATCGATTGCGCCACCCATAACCAAAGAGTGACTACCCCAGCCGTGATCAGTACCTTGTGTCGCATTGGGCGTGAGGGTACGACCAAACTCTGAGTGCGTAAAGCTGACGACATTATCATGCAACCCATGACGCTCTAGCGCGGTATGAAATGCATCAAGCGCTTCAGCTAACTCTTCTAGAAGAGCAGTCTGTGCATTAAGTTGGTTAGAGTGGGTGTCAAAGCCACCTAGCTTACAACTGAAATACTGAATAGGGTGATCGAACTTATCTTTATTGATGATCAACTTAAATACGGTCGCCAACTGCTGACCTAATTTCGTTTGTGGGAAGTCGTCGCCAGTATCTGTATCAAAGATAGAGCTAAATTCATGGTAGAGACCGCGCGATTCTGTTGCCAAGTGTGCGTAATGCTGTTTAAACACATTTGATTGTTGTGACTTGTCATGGAGGTTATTGAACAGAGTCACATCAAAGCCCTCATCTTCGCTGAAGATGTTACTAGGCGGCTTCACGCCAACACTGGTTGCCTGTGCTTCAAGCGCATTGGTCCAAACCTGCGTGCCAGCAATATCAAATAGCGGTGGCATGTCTTGCATACTCAAAGGCATCTTTTCAAGGATTTTAGCCGTTAGTGCACCAAAGCCTTGTTTCGACACCCAAGTTGACGCGGTATGCGATTGCACCATCGTAGATTGGTGTGAGTGGCTATATAAATGAGTAGGGGAGTTGCTTGTATCAATCGTCTGATTAGTCAGTGGTTTAATCAGCGGCCCTTGATTGAGGATTGGCAGCATTGAACTATTTTGCCACCACTTCTTGAGTGCGGACATAGAAGAGTGCATAGCCAAGTTTGAGCCTTCAAGAGCAATGCTATTTGCACTGTCGAGCGCAAGTGATTGACGGATAGTTTTATATTGCGTTGCAGAATCGCCACTAGCAGGGACAAACATGTTAAACCCATCGTTGCCGCCCGCTAAATCAATACCGACAACTGCTTTAAAGGATTGCCCACACTGGTGCCAATCGGCAACAGCAGAAAAAGGAGAGAGGCTGAGTGCACCAACACCAAAGGAAGCGGCACCGGACTGCATAAATGTACGTCGAGATAATTTCATAATATTAGTCCTGGATGACAAAGTCTGGAGATAGAAGAGCGTGCATAATCAAGTTTCGGATGTCGTTGAATGATGTCTCTCTACGGTTCACACAATGGCTCAGAAATTCATAGAATGCGTTTTGCGCGTGTTGTGAGAGTCGGCCAGCAAAAAGCTGAGTGTTTAGGTAATCAACAAGGGCTTCATCATCCCAGTTGCCATCTTCGTTTTTCGTCAAGAAAAGTTTGAAATACTCGCTATCAATAAACCACTCTCGGTCTTGCTCTTTTTGAATCGTGAGTAGGTTTCTGTAAATGTGCCCATAGTGATAGATGTCTTGCCAGGTATAGACATTGAACTCAGGCGCATCGAGATCGTTAAATTCAGGGGTGTTTGGCGAGTCGTCTGGCTGATAGTAGTAGAATACAGATGGCCCCGACATCGGCATTAAACGATCAAACCAATTGAAAGGACTAGGCCACATCTTTTCAGCGCGATTGAGCTCAGTTTTGAGTGCACGCATGCCGTGAACAAACACACACATAGGGTCGCGCACTTTGCCATCAGTATCACCACTGTTTAAGGCTGTTTGATCAGTCAGGATGGCAATGATTAATGCCGTCATATCACCATCAGAGTTTTTAAACGCGTTACGAACACGTCGAACATAAGCTGGGCGCGGGTTGCTCGTGACCAATTTAGTGATAAAGAACTTGGCGATAAAGGTGTAGAGGTTTGATTGATTCATCAGGTGCTCAATCACTGCATCCAACTCGTCTTCCGCGTCAACATTCGCTGGAAAACGCTTACCTAAAATGTACTTCTCACCTCTATCGTGATTGCTCTCATTCACTTCTAGCGGATAGGCGTAACGGTCTAAACCTGAGCCACGACTATCAAAAGTCCAGCCGGTAAAGACGCGTGCTAGCTCTTCAATATCGGTTTGAGTGTAAGCTGGAATAGGGTGGTTTGAAGCATCATGATCAACCGTGCCATCACCATTGAGTTTACTAGGCCCAAGGGTAAACAGCTGAAGGAGTTCGCGAGCGTAGTTTTCATCAGGCGCGTGCTCTTCATTGGATACATTATCAATAAATGTTAGGTATTCCCCCATGATTGGAGACGTAGACACCCATTTGAGCAGATCACGGAAATTACCTAAGGCATTGAGTGCTAACCCATCGTAATACTGACATAGGTAACGTCGTCTTGCTCCGGCCTGTAATGCAGGGTCCTGCACGCTGACAACAAACAACTCAGATAAAACGTAAGCCATTCGTTGTCGCAGTGCGTCAACATTATCAGATTCAATCATGGTCATCTCCGTCCAACTACTTGCAAAGCACTGGACTGGAGCTGGGTTTGAATCTAATTTTTCAATACGCTCGTAAATCTTAAGCCAGTTAGACACGGGCTTATTGGCTTGGTTATATACCCACTCCTCAATGCTGTCGAACTTCTCGAACTGCTTGATATCATCAATTGAAGGGCCAAAGGTACATCGCTGAAGGATTCTCGATGACCTTTCGAAGTTACTTTCTTTCATCACTGCTTTTTCTCTCTATTGGAATAGAGAGAAAAAATATACGGATTTGTCGCCTAATGACTGTTTCAAAATGTGGCTTTGTGAGACTGCTTCAGTGATTAATATGAGAGATTATGGTGCAATTTTACATAGATTTTTCTTATACCTCTTGGCATCAAAGGTCGGTTATTTTTTGCCAAAACTTGATTTCAGTTGATCATTATGTGATCAGTTGCAATTAAGCAACCTCTCAATTAGAAAAGCAGTTTTGTGTGACATAAAATGTAATAAAATGTTACAGGGATTCTTCCTATGAAGGAACGAAATCAACAGTTAGATCATCGTTTGGTAGAATTAATCTACGACAGCGCCCTAGATCCGAGTCACTGGCCTACATTATTAGAGAAGATTGTTGATGCCTTGTCTTCACAGGCGGTAGAAGATCAAATCATTGACTTACAATCTGCAGTGCTAGGTACCAATGGTTGCGGTTCTTTTTCGTCTGATTGTTTTGACGCTTCGTCTAACAAATCTAATGTGTTTCTCGTTGATTTAATAAGTCACCTTGAACGAAGCGCGCAAATTAATTTTAAGTTAGAACAGACAGATACTGAGCGTGAACTGAAAGAGAACCTCTTTGAACGAATTCCCTTACCTGCCTTACTATTTAAGGCATCTGGTGAATTATTACAGTATAACCATCAAGCCAAAATGTTTATTGAACAAACAAATTTGATGACATTAAGTGAAAATGGATTTCGATTAAGCAATGCCTTTCTTCAGCGTCAATTTGAACGTAATTTAACGTTATTGGGAGCACCTGTAGCACAACAGAAGA comes from Vibrio astriarenae and encodes:
- a CDS encoding DUF1501 domain-containing protein; protein product: MKLSRRTFMQSGAASFGVGALSLSPFSAVADWHQCGQSFKAVVGIDLAGGNDGFNMFVPASGDSATQYKTIRQSLALDSANSIALEGSNLAMHSSMSALKKWWQNSSMLPILNQGPLIKPLTNQTIDTSNSPTHLYSHSHQSTMVQSHTASTWVSKQGFGALTAKILEKMPLSMQDMPPLFDIAGTQVWTNALEAQATSVGVKPPSNIFSEDEGFDVTLFNNLHDKSQQSNVFKQHYAHLATESRGLYHEFSSIFDTDTGDDFPQTKLGQQLATVFKLIINKDKFDHPIQYFSCKLGGFDTHSNQLNAQTALLEELAEALDAFHTALERHGLHDNVVSFTHSEFGRTLTPNATQGTDHGWGSHSLVMGGAIDGARILGDYPDLSENSEYLLSRGRIIPTIASDQIHATILSWLGLRPSGIDLLFPALKRSSSEFPSQTLPLFKPC
- a CDS encoding DUF1800 family protein, which gives rise to MKESNFERSSRILQRCTFGPSIDDIKQFEKFDSIEEWVYNQANKPVSNWLKIYERIEKLDSNPAPVQCFASSWTEMTMIESDNVDALRQRMAYVLSELFVVSVQDPALQAGARRRYLCQYYDGLALNALGNFRDLLKWVSTSPIMGEYLTFIDNVSNEEHAPDENYARELLQLFTLGPSKLNGDGTVDHDASNHPIPAYTQTDIEELARVFTGWTFDSRGSGLDRYAYPLEVNESNHDRGEKYILGKRFPANVDAEDELDAVIEHLMNQSNLYTFIAKFFITKLVTSNPRPAYVRRVRNAFKNSDGDMTALIIAILTDQTALNSGDTDGKVRDPMCVFVHGMRALKTELNRAEKMWPSPFNWFDRLMPMSGPSVFYYYQPDDSPNTPEFNDLDAPEFNVYTWQDIYHYGHIYRNLLTIQKEQDREWFIDSEYFKLFLTKNEDGNWDDEALVDYLNTQLFAGRLSQHAQNAFYEFLSHCVNRRETSFNDIRNLIMHALLSPDFVIQD
- a CDS encoding metal-dependent hydrolase family protein, with product MKKLITNANVFNGVDNKLIENVSLLIEDNLITKIGEVSTEGVDEIIDANSGTVMPGLIDAHVHITLSESFGVLDAMTREEMAIRSAKISQEMLMRGFTSCRDVGGNTLGLKNAIDSGYATGPRIFPSQAAISQTSGHSDYRQNQAQQRLANGHEDSPIMKTGTFKVADGRSEVLKAVREQLFMGASQIKIMAGGGASSTFDPLDTLQFTLDEMKAAVEAASDYGTYVAAHIHTAAAMRRAAEAGVKCFEHATIMDDEIAQIIKEKDIWVVPSYFTSSLIAERKIPLPNEETYRKTERVGKAMFKSADLIKKYNIENLAYGTDCVGTANVHETQMQELGAIEETFDTITALRMATSNCGRLFELSTYQHPYQQGKLGRIEEGAYADLLIIDGNPLEGVECVVKDETKKVIMKDGEVYKNTL